In Pseudomonadales bacterium, a single window of DNA contains:
- a CDS encoding transposase yields the protein MVTFTLPAPLRAIAQAHPETVYAALFRAASQTINGFATRKLKAELGQCAVLHTHNRRLDLHPHVHLIVPGGALDARRRQWRKLSGRYLFYAFALARVFRARMLQALQLAGVPIPVGLPSKWVVDCRRVGRGEPALQYLSRYLYRGVIHERDLLDYDRLAGTVTFRYRDAKTRQPALRTLPIAEFLWRVLAHVLPTGFRRVREYGFLHCRARRRLVLVQLVLHVLIQAATLRPRPPLCCMRCHTPMIVVAITKRRQPDD from the coding sequence ATGGTGACCTTTACCTTGCCGGCACCCTTGCGTGCCATTGCGCAGGCGCACCCCGAAACCGTCTATGCCGCCTTGTTTCGCGCCGCCTCGCAGACCATCAACGGTTTCGCGACGCGAAAGCTCAAGGCGGAACTCGGCCAATGCGCGGTACTGCACACCCACAACCGTCGTCTCGATCTGCACCCGCACGTGCACCTCATTGTGCCCGGAGGCGCACTCGATGCGCGGCGCCGACAGTGGCGGAAACTCTCCGGCCGTTACCTCTTCTACGCCTTTGCCCTGGCTCGGGTGTTCCGCGCTCGGATGCTGCAGGCCCTGCAACTCGCCGGTGTGCCGATCCCCGTCGGTCTGCCGTCGAAGTGGGTGGTCGACTGTCGCCGTGTCGGTCGTGGTGAGCCGGCATTGCAGTACCTCTCGCGCTACCTCTACCGGGGTGTCATCCACGAGCGCGACCTCCTCGACTACGATCGCCTCGCCGGCACCGTCACCTTCCGCTACCGTGACGCCAAGACCCGCCAGCCCGCACTGCGCACCCTGCCCATCGCCGAGTTCCTGTGGCGCGTGCTCGCCCACGTCCTGCCCACCGGATTTCGTCGTGTGCGCGAGTACGGATTCCTGCACTGTCGAGCCAGGCGACGCCTCGTTCTCGTGCAACTCGTCTTGCATGTGCTGATCCAGGCGGCAACGTTACGACCACGCCCACCGCTGTGTTGCATGCGCTGCCATACACCGATGATCGTCGTCGCCATCACCAAACGCCGCCAACCCGACGACTGA
- a CDS encoding transposase — translation MLQALQLAGVPIPIGLPPKWVVDCRRVGRGEPALQYLSRYLYRGVIHERDLLDYDRLAGTVTFRYRDAKTRQPALRTLPIAEFLWRVLAHVLPTGFRRVREYGFLHCRARRRLVLVQLVLHVLVQAATLRPRPPLCCMRCHTPMIVVAITKRRQPDG, via the coding sequence ATGCTGCAGGCCCTGCAACTCGCCGGTGTGCCGATCCCCATCGGCCTGCCGCCAAAATGGGTGGTCGACTGTCGCCGTGTCGGTCGTGGCGAGCCGGCATTGCAGTACCTCTCGCGCTACCTCTACCGGGGTGTCATCCACGAGCGCGACCTCCTCGACTACGATCGCCTCGCCGGCACCGTCACCTTCCGCTACCGTGACGCCAAGACCCGCCAGCCCGCACTGCGCACCCTGCCCATCGCCGAGTTCCTGTGGCGCGTGCTCGCCCACGTCCTGCCGACCGGATTTCGTCGTGTGCGCGAGTACGGATTCCTGCACTGCCGGGCCAGGCGACGCCTCGTTCTCGTGCAACTCGTCTTGCATGTGCTGGTCCAGGCGGCAACGTTGCGACCACGCCCACCGCTGTGTTGCATGCGCTGCCATACACCAATGATCGTCGTCGCCATCACCAAGCGCCGCCAACCCGACGGCTGA
- a CDS encoding IS66 family insertion sequence element accessory protein TnpB: MGSVSTGSDSVRKYARHSAAQWRVLISEFEASGVSQRTFCTRHGLAKSTFELWRRKLRETRNADVAGVRPEALFVELTAPIVDKTEASPAAPAWEVELDLGAGVVLRLRRGAPC; the protein is encoded by the coding sequence ATGGGTTCGGTATCGACGGGTTCAGATTCCGTGCGCAAGTATGCGCGCCACAGCGCGGCACAGTGGCGCGTGCTGATCAGCGAGTTCGAGGCGAGCGGCGTTTCGCAGCGGACGTTCTGCACCCGCCACGGCCTGGCGAAGAGCACCTTCGAGCTGTGGCGGCGCAAGCTACGCGAAACCCGAAACGCTGATGTGGCGGGCGTTCGGCCCGAAGCGCTGTTTGTCGAATTGACCGCACCGATAGTCGACAAGACCGAGGCGTCACCGGCCGCACCCGCATGGGAAGTAGAGCTTGATTTGGGCGCAGGCGTGGTGCTGCGGCTGCGCCGGGGCGCGCCATGCTGA
- a CDS encoding putative addiction module antidote protein, with amino-acid sequence MGKTKTSKYDVAEHLRTPEEMAAYLEACMEEADGDATFIAKALGDIARAKGMSQVARDAGLSRESLYKALSGGRAPTFDTILKVINALGLKLHAEAVDH; translated from the coding sequence ATGGGTAAGACCAAGACTAGCAAGTATGACGTCGCTGAGCATCTTCGGACGCCCGAGGAAATGGCGGCTTACCTGGAAGCTTGCATGGAAGAAGCAGACGGTGATGCGACCTTTATCGCAAAGGCGCTTGGAGACATCGCTCGCGCTAAAGGTATGTCGCAAGTTGCTCGGGATGCCGGACTCTCGCGTGAAAGTCTGTACAAGGCTCTGTCGGGGGGCCGTGCTCCAACCTTCGATACCATTTTGAAGGTCATCAACGCGCTTGGCCTAAAGCTGCACGCTGAAGCGGTGGACCATTGA
- a CDS encoding addiction module protein — protein MQQLKAQVLKLPEEERAELVHDVIASLDGPGEDRVEEAWAEEITRRIHEIRAGTVQTVDAAEVMARIAARVRGSK, from the coding sequence ATGCAGCAACTTAAGGCGCAGGTTCTGAAGCTGCCGGAAGAGGAGCGGGCGGAACTTGTACACGATGTGATTGCCAGCTTGGATGGGCCGGGGGAAGACAGAGTGGAAGAAGCCTGGGCAGAGGAGATCACGCGCCGAATCCACGAAATCAGGGCCGGAACCGTGCAGACCGTTGACGCTGCAGAGGTGATGGCACGAATTGCTGCCCGTGTCCGCGGCAGCAAGTGA
- a CDS encoding type II toxin-antitoxin system RelE/ParE family toxin — MAYELFVRPEAEADLADTYTFYQECRPGLGNDFMLCAEEAVERVLKNPFQYQEVHMGVRRALIHRFPYCVFYIVIERKISVLAVMHAARNPEQWKART; from the coding sequence GTGGCCTACGAACTGTTTGTCCGCCCCGAGGCGGAAGCGGATCTGGCAGACACCTATACCTTCTATCAAGAGTGTCGTCCCGGCTTGGGCAACGACTTCATGCTTTGCGCCGAGGAAGCGGTCGAGCGAGTCCTAAAGAATCCGTTCCAGTATCAGGAAGTGCATATGGGTGTGCGCCGCGCGCTCATTCATCGGTTCCCGTACTGCGTCTTCTATATCGTCATTGAACGCAAGATCAGTGTTCTTGCCGTCATGCACGCCGCGCGTAATCCTGAGCAGTGGAAGGCGCGTACCTAA
- a CDS encoding type II toxin-antitoxin system mRNA interferase toxin, RelE/StbE family codes for MWKILEHSQADKELSSGRVPLDILKRYEKWKDIAALSGPQGLRAIRGFRDEALSGDWKGFRSSRLNQQWRVIYSVEAEVMIVQVVRVTAHDYRSR; via the coding sequence ATGTGGAAGATTCTGGAGCACAGTCAGGCGGACAAGGAGCTTTCGTCGGGACGTGTCCCGCTCGATATCCTGAAGCGTTACGAAAAGTGGAAAGACATTGCCGCGCTCTCTGGGCCGCAAGGTCTACGTGCCATCCGAGGCTTCCGCGACGAGGCGCTTTCCGGTGACTGGAAAGGTTTCAGGTCGTCCCGCCTGAACCAGCAATGGCGTGTTATTTATTCCGTCGAGGCGGAGGTCATGATCGTTCAAGTGGTGCGTGTTACAGCCCATGACTACCGGAGTCGCTGA
- a CDS encoding DUF2442 domain-containing protein, whose protein sequence is MSSLTYRVAPHAVGVRCTSDELVVSLNDGRVLSVPLAWFPRLAGASPEQLATFEMLGEGEGIHWPAVDEDVSVVGLLEGRASVEYRGARA, encoded by the coding sequence ATGAGTTCTTTGACGTATAGGGTCGCCCCCCATGCAGTCGGTGTACGCTGCACAAGCGATGAACTCGTGGTCTCACTCAACGATGGGCGAGTTCTGTCGGTCCCATTGGCTTGGTTTCCGCGCCTTGCTGGTGCCTCGCCCGAGCAACTTGCCACGTTTGAAATGCTCGGTGAAGGCGAAGGAATTCACTGGCCAGCCGTCGACGAAGATGTCTCGGTAGTAGGTCTTTTGGAAGGCAGAGCGTCTGTTGAGTATCGGGGTGCACGAGCCTAA
- a CDS encoding IS66 family insertion sequence element accessory protein TnpB encodes MGSVSTGSDSVRKYARHSAAQWRVLISEFEASGVSQRTFCTRHGLAKSTFELWRRKLRGARVVDAVGVRPEALFVELTAPIVDKTEASPAAPAWEVELDLGAGVVLRLRRDAPC; translated from the coding sequence ATGGGTTCGGTATCGACGGGTTCAGATTCCGTGCGCAAGTATGCGCGCCACAGCGCGGCACAGTGGCGCGTGCTGATCAGCGAGTTCGAGGCGAGCGGCGTTTCGCAGCGGACGTTCTGCACCCGCCACGGCCTGGCGAAGAGCACCTTCGAGCTGTGGCGGCGCAAGCTACGCGGAGCACGGGTTGTTGACGCTGTTGGTGTTCGGCCTGAAGCGCTGTTTGTCGAATTGACCGCACCGATAGTCGACAAGACCGAGGCGTCACCGGCCGCACCCGCATGGGAAGTAGAGCTTGATTTGGGCGCAGGCGTGGTGCTGCGGCTGCGCCGGGACGCGCCATGCTGA
- a CDS encoding site-specific integrase, which translates to MDSSEQTRFDALYAKHLRALKLQGEAAKTIDGYARALRRVTAHFDRCPDRLDAEDFKSYFASLIDERSWSLVKIERCGLQFFYEHVLEREWPWVDMLKPPVVHALPDVLSVDEVAQIIRASRERRYRTFWLTTYSLGLRLGEALRLRIGDIDSARAQVHIRSGKGHKDRFVVLPALTLQCLRRYWRDHRHHELLFPGRAGPQGAAPVTFMDRGSTQKAFARVVADCGIRKRVSIHSLRHAYATHLIEVGLNLRGVQELLGHACPKTTARYVHMTDKCRDDRRPPLCCMRCHTPMIVVAVTKRRQSDG; encoded by the coding sequence ATGGATTCATCGGAGCAAACCCGTTTTGACGCACTGTACGCGAAGCATCTTAGAGCACTGAAGCTCCAGGGCGAGGCAGCGAAGACGATCGATGGTTACGCACGAGCGCTGCGCCGGGTAACCGCACACTTCGATCGCTGTCCGGATCGACTGGACGCGGAAGACTTCAAGTCCTACTTCGCCTCGCTGATCGACGAGCGCTCGTGGAGCCTGGTGAAGATCGAACGCTGCGGACTGCAGTTCTTCTACGAACACGTCCTGGAGCGGGAGTGGCCGTGGGTGGACATGCTCAAGCCGCCGGTGGTGCACGCGCTGCCCGATGTGCTCAGCGTCGATGAGGTCGCACAGATCATCCGGGCGAGTCGCGAGCGGCGCTACCGGACGTTCTGGCTGACGACCTACAGCCTGGGCCTGCGTCTGGGCGAAGCGCTGCGGTTGCGGATCGGTGATATCGACAGCGCCCGTGCCCAGGTCCATATCCGCAGCGGCAAGGGGCACAAGGACCGCTTCGTGGTGCTGCCGGCACTGACCCTGCAGTGCCTGCGCCGCTACTGGCGTGATCATCGCCACCATGAGCTGTTGTTTCCGGGGCGTGCCGGACCGCAGGGTGCCGCGCCCGTCACCTTCATGGATCGAGGCAGCACCCAGAAAGCGTTTGCCCGTGTCGTGGCCGACTGCGGCATCCGCAAGCGGGTGTCGATCCACAGTCTTCGCCATGCCTACGCCACCCACCTCATCGAAGTCGGCCTGAATCTGCGCGGTGTGCAGGAACTGCTCGGTCATGCCTGCCCGAAAACCACGGCGCGCTATGTCCACATGACGGACAAGTGCCGTGACGATCGCCGCCCACCGCTGTGTTGCATGCGCTGCCATACACCGATGATCGTCGTCGCCGTCACCAAACGCCGCCAATCCGACGGCTGA
- the tnpB gene encoding IS66 family insertion sequence element accessory protein TnpB: MLSVSSASRIWLCLEPTDMRCSFDGLSARVKQHLGEDPLGGSQWFAFLNRRATQIKVLGFEAGGYWIWSKRLERGHFARLMTRDGRVKRALCATEFLALLEGVDVEIKRQRKRYRTAA; this comes from the coding sequence ATGCTGAGCGTCAGCAGCGCATCGCGCATCTGGCTGTGTCTGGAGCCCACCGACATGCGCTGCTCGTTCGATGGGTTGTCGGCGCGGGTGAAGCAACACCTGGGAGAAGACCCACTGGGTGGCAGCCAATGGTTCGCGTTTCTCAACCGTCGCGCCACGCAGATCAAGGTGCTCGGCTTCGAGGCGGGCGGCTACTGGATCTGGTCGAAACGACTCGAGCGCGGACACTTTGCACGCCTGATGACACGTGATGGACGCGTGAAACGCGCGCTGTGCGCCACCGAGTTTCTGGCGCTGCTCGAAGGCGTCGACGTCGAGATAAAAAGGCAGCGAAAACGCTACCGAACAGCGGCATGA
- a CDS encoding transposase: MPGGALDARRQQWRKLSGRYLFNAFALARVFRARMLQALQLAGVPIPIGLPPKWVVDCRRVGRGEPALQYLSRYLYRGVIHERDLLDYDRLAGTVTFRYRDAKTRQPALRTLPIAEFLWRVLAHVLPTGFRRVREYGFLHCRARRRLVLVQLVLHVLVQAATLRPRPPLCCMRCHTPMIVVAITKRRQPDG; the protein is encoded by the coding sequence GTGCCCGGAGGCGCACTCGATGCGCGGCGCCAACAGTGGCGAAAACTCTCCGGGCGTTACCTCTTCAACGCCTTTGCTCTGGCCCGGGTGTTTCGCGCCCGTATGCTGCAGGCCCTGCAACTCGCCGGTGTGCCGATCCCCATCGGCCTGCCGCCAAAATGGGTGGTCGACTGTCGCCGTGTCGGTCGTGGCGAGCCGGCATTGCAGTACCTCTCGCGCTACCTCTACCGGGGTGTCATCCACGAGCGCGACCTCCTCGACTACGATCGCCTCGCCGGCACCGTCACCTTCCGCTACCGTGACGCCAAGACCCGCCAGCCCGCACTGCGCACCCTGCCCATCGCCGAGTTCCTGTGGCGCGTGCTCGCCCACGTCCTGCCGACCGGATTTCGTCGTGTGCGCGAGTACGGATTCCTGCACTGCCGGGCCAGGCGACGCCTCGTTCTCGTGCAACTCGTCTTGCATGTGCTGGTCCAGGCGGCAACGTTGCGACCACGCCCACCGCTGTGTTGTATGCGCTGCCATACACCAATGATCGTCGTCGCCATCACCAAGCGCCGCCAACCCGACGGCTGA
- a CDS encoding IS66 family transposase produces MKQQLDWFKRQLFGQKSEKQLVIDPAVQGNLLDALGVLEPPQKSPPPPEQSITYTRQRKVRDAAVNDSGLRFGPDVTRDVVTIVDPAIAAVPEDRRELVSERVSYRLAQRPGSYGIIEYHYQTWKLVEEQRIVSTPAPASVLERCVADVSLLAGMLVDKFCYHLPLYRQHQRIAQCGIQLSRTSLSNWSGRAIDLLRPIAAAQHAHILSGSVVAMDETPIKAGREKQGKMRQAYLWPIYGEDDEIVFHYAPTRAHHHVEKILGPDFRGTLLSDGYAAYSAYAARKGGVTHASCWAHCRRGFEQAQDAEPQAAAEALAMIAALYRHEQIIREQNLDREHKLAYRTQHSEPIVDRFWHWCDDQCHRMDLLPSNPLAKAIQYAKARVTSLRVFLSDPDVPIDTNHLERSLRAVPMGRRNWLFCWTEVGAERVAVIQSLLVSCRLQGVDPYTYLVDVLQRISVHPASRAVELTPREWKARFAHDPMKSILACGKI; encoded by the coding sequence CTGAAGCAGCAGCTCGACTGGTTCAAGCGCCAGCTCTTCGGGCAGAAGAGCGAAAAGCAACTGGTCATCGATCCCGCCGTACAGGGCAACCTGCTCGATGCGCTCGGTGTGCTTGAACCTCCGCAGAAATCCCCACCGCCTCCCGAGCAGTCGATCACCTACACGCGCCAGCGCAAGGTGCGCGATGCGGCGGTGAACGACTCAGGATTGCGCTTTGGCCCGGATGTCACCCGCGACGTGGTCACCATCGTCGATCCAGCGATTGCTGCCGTACCCGAGGATCGGCGCGAGCTGGTCTCCGAGCGCGTCAGCTACCGCCTGGCGCAACGCCCGGGCAGCTACGGGATCATCGAGTACCACTACCAGACCTGGAAGCTGGTCGAAGAGCAGCGCATCGTCAGCACCCCGGCACCGGCAAGCGTGCTCGAGCGCTGCGTGGCCGATGTGAGCCTGCTGGCCGGAATGCTCGTCGACAAGTTCTGCTACCACCTGCCGCTGTATCGCCAGCACCAGCGGATCGCCCAGTGCGGCATCCAGCTGAGCCGTACCAGCCTCAGCAACTGGAGCGGACGGGCCATCGATCTGCTGCGCCCCATCGCAGCGGCCCAGCACGCCCACATCCTCAGCGGATCGGTGGTGGCGATGGACGAGACCCCGATCAAGGCGGGACGCGAGAAGCAGGGCAAGATGCGCCAGGCCTACCTCTGGCCGATCTACGGCGAGGACGACGAGATCGTCTTCCACTACGCGCCGACCCGGGCGCACCACCATGTCGAGAAAATCCTGGGGCCGGACTTCCGGGGAACGCTGCTCTCGGACGGCTACGCCGCCTACAGCGCCTATGCGGCACGCAAAGGTGGCGTTACCCACGCGAGTTGTTGGGCGCATTGCCGCCGAGGCTTCGAGCAGGCACAGGATGCCGAACCGCAGGCGGCGGCCGAGGCGCTGGCGATGATTGCCGCGCTGTACCGGCACGAGCAGATCATCCGGGAACAGAACCTGGACCGGGAACACAAGCTCGCTTACCGAACACAGCACAGCGAGCCGATCGTCGACCGCTTCTGGCACTGGTGTGACGACCAGTGCCACCGCATGGATCTGTTGCCGAGTAACCCGCTCGCCAAGGCGATCCAGTACGCGAAGGCGCGGGTGACGAGCCTGCGGGTGTTCTTGTCGGATCCGGATGTGCCGATCGACACCAACCACCTGGAGCGCAGCCTGCGGGCGGTTCCAATGGGACGGCGCAATTGGCTCTTCTGTTGGACCGAGGTCGGTGCCGAGCGGGTAGCGGTTATCCAGAGCCTGCTGGTGAGTTGCCGCCTACAGGGCGTGGATCCTTACACCTACCTGGTCGATGTGCTGCAGCGCATCAGCGTGCATCCGGCGAGTCGGGCGGTCGAGCTCACGCCGCGAGAATGGAAGGCACGCTTCGCCCACGATCCCATGAAATCCATACTCGCCTGCGGAAAGATATAA
- a CDS encoding type II toxin-antitoxin system RelE/ParE family toxin yields the protein MRPVRFHPAAAIEAEEAAAWYSTERPGLGSQFGAAVEEAVTVLMQDTIPATRYPHVPDDLNARRIRLKRFPYDLVFVPDGDGDGVEVVAVAHHRRLPDYWLARLDT from the coding sequence GTGAGACCAGTACGATTCCACCCCGCCGCAGCGATTGAGGCTGAGGAAGCTGCGGCGTGGTACTCCACCGAGCGTCCGGGGCTCGGATCCCAGTTCGGGGCAGCGGTTGAGGAGGCCGTGACCGTGTTGATGCAGGACACGATTCCTGCCACGCGCTACCCGCATGTCCCGGATGACCTCAACGCACGCCGCATCCGGTTGAAACGATTCCCATACGATCTTGTCTTCGTACCGGACGGCGACGGCGACGGCGTCGAGGTTGTTGCTGTTGCTCATCACCGCAGACTTCCAGATTACTGGCTCGCGAGACTGGACACCTAA
- the tnpB gene encoding IS66 family insertion sequence element accessory protein TnpB: MLSVSSASRIWLCLEPTDMRCSFDGLSARVKQHLGEDPLGSSSQWFAFLNRRATQIKVLGFETGGYWIWSKRLERGHFARLMTRDGRVKRALCATEFLALLEGVDVEIKRQRKRYRTAA; the protein is encoded by the coding sequence ATGCTGAGCGTCAGCAGCGCATCGCGCATCTGGCTGTGTCTGGAGCCCACCGACATGCGCTGCTCGTTCGATGGGTTGTCGGCGCGGGTGAAGCAACACCTGGGAGAAGACCCGCTGGGCAGTAGCAGCCAATGGTTCGCGTTTCTCAACCGCCGCGCCACGCAGATCAAGGTGCTCGGCTTCGAGACGGGCGGCTACTGGATCTGGTCGAAGCGACTCGAGCGCGGACACTTTGCCCGCCTGATGACACGCGATGGACGCGTGAAACGTGCGCTGTGCGCCACCGAGTTTCTGGCGCTGCTCGAAGGCGTCGACGTCGAGATAAAAAGGCAGCGAAAACGCTACCGAACAGCGGCATGA
- a CDS encoding DUF4160 domain-containing protein encodes MPTVLRVGGYRFFFYANENSEPCHIHVQREHMLAKFWLQPVALVSSSGFAAHELKKLVGLVSEHQETFVEAWNEFFDV; translated from the coding sequence GTGCCAACAGTGCTACGGGTCGGTGGCTACCGTTTCTTCTTCTACGCGAACGAAAATAGTGAGCCATGTCATATCCATGTGCAGCGAGAGCACATGCTGGCAAAGTTCTGGTTGCAGCCTGTGGCCTTGGTAAGCAGCAGTGGCTTTGCAGCCCATGAACTGAAGAAGCTGGTAGGCTTGGTTTCAGAGCATCAAGAAACTTTCGTGGAGGCTTGGAATGAGTTCTTTGACGTATAG
- a CDS encoding addiction module protein, which produces MNIQKLSASERIILAQELWESVHEAANDVVVTKEQQAVLEQRLAAMASDANPGDTWENVKRRIIKA; this is translated from the coding sequence ATGAATATTCAAAAGCTTAGCGCTAGCGAGCGCATCATTCTTGCCCAGGAACTCTGGGAAAGCGTGCATGAAGCCGCCAATGACGTCGTTGTAACGAAGGAGCAGCAGGCCGTTCTGGAGCAGCGCTTGGCCGCAATGGCCTCTGACGCCAATCCCGGGGACACCTGGGAAAACGTGAAACGCCGCATCATCAAGGCCTAA
- a CDS encoding site-specific integrase: MDSSEQTRFDALYAKHLRALKLQGKAAKTIDGYARVLRRVAAHFDRCPDRLDAEDFKSYFASLIDERSWSLVKIERCGLQFFYEHVLEREWPWVDMIKPPVVHALPDVLSVDEVAQIIRASRERRYRTFWLTTYSLGLRLGETLRLRIGDIDSARAQVHVRSGKGHKDRFVVLPALTLQCLRRYWRDHRHHELLFPWRAGPQGAAPVTFMDRGSTQKAFARVVADCGIRKRVSTHSLRHAYATHLFEVGLNLRGVQELLGHACPKTTACYVHMTDKCRDDRRRPARTTAPRSGSIGNAASSCPWTTSW, encoded by the coding sequence ATGGATTCATCGGAGCAAACCCGTTTTGACGCACTGTACGCGAAGCATCTTAGAGCACTGAAGCTCCAAGGCAAGGCAGCGAAGACGATCGATGGTTACGCACGAGTGCTGCGCCGGGTAGCCGCACACTTCGATCGCTGTCCGGATCGACTGGACGCGGAAGACTTCAAGTCGTACTTCGCCTCGCTGATCGACGAGCGATCGTGGAGCCTGGTGAAGATCGAACGCTGCGGACTGCAGTTCTTCTACGAACACGTCCTGGAGCGGGAGTGGCCGTGGGTGGACATGATCAAGCCGCCAGTGGTGCACGCACTGCCCGATGTGCTCAGCGTCGACGAGGTTGCACAGATCATCCGGGCGAGTCGCGAGCGGCGCTACCGGACGTTCTGGCTGACGACCTACAGCCTGGGCCTGCGTCTGGGTGAAACCCTGCGATTGCGGATCGGTGATATCGACAGCGCCCGTGCCCAGGTCCATGTCCGCAGCGGCAAGGGACACAAGGACCGCTTCGTGGTGCTGCCGGCACTCACCCTGCAGTGCCTGCGCCGCTACTGGCGTGATCATCGTCATCATGAGCTGTTGTTTCCGTGGCGTGCTGGACCGCAGGGTGCCGCGCCCGTCACCTTCATGGATCGAGGCAGCACCCAGAAAGCGTTTGCCCGTGTCGTGGCCGACTGCGGCATCCGCAAGCGGGTGTCGACCCACAGTCTTCGCCATGCCTACGCCACCCACCTCTTCGAAGTCGGCCTGAATCTGCGCGGTGTGCAGGAACTGCTCGGTCATGCCTGCCCGAAAACCACGGCGTGCTATGTGCACATGACGGACAAGTGCCGTGATGATCGCCGCCGGCCTGCCAGAACCACTGCACCTCGCAGTGGCTCGATCGGCAACGCCGCAAGCTCCTGCCCGTGGACTACTTCATGGTGA
- a CDS encoding helix-turn-helix transcriptional regulator — MSKPIPAKKRVDVTPGESVRIIRELQELSQNQLSALCGIPQTTISSIETGRVNLGVERAKVLATALHCHPAVLVFPGWQLDSVA, encoded by the coding sequence ATGAGCAAACCTATTCCTGCAAAGAAGCGCGTCGACGTTACGCCTGGTGAGTCCGTTCGCATCATCCGCGAACTGCAAGAGCTCAGCCAAAACCAGCTCTCCGCGCTTTGCGGTATCCCACAAACCACCATTTCCAGCATCGAAACTGGTAGGGTCAATCTGGGCGTCGAGCGTGCCAAGGTGTTGGCCACTGCGCTGCACTGCCATCCGGCTGTTCTTGTTTTCCCGGGCTGGCAGCTGGATTCAGTCGCATAA